Proteins from a genomic interval of Medicago truncatula cultivar Jemalong A17 chromosome 3, MtrunA17r5.0-ANR, whole genome shotgun sequence:
- the LOC11428118 gene encoding uncharacterized protein has product MELPEKLLFAIFLILSVAIDGTKADTMLTGTVICDQCKDGQRSLYDYPVNGAKVTLSCSDSNGQVTMSREETTNWFGSYTMRFDGAPDLGGCSAHVSGSNNRQGGPMSCGEGAGPAQNPRLMFRMFDMEMYAVDPLLAQPSQPMQYCSTSSNPSPPPPISSPPPHFNLPPMIFPEASACPSQKWTMPEYECYWRGVNRDTKVGVAFGMVAARRYGTDMTLWYGLKGRGDPYRTLLREGITALLNSYNSIQFSYHPLGVITHMNYALMGSTRDVLVTAYHFMRANSGAGNVSCKFTSCN; this is encoded by the exons ATGGAGTTGCCGGAGAAACTTTTGTTTgcaatatttttaattctttcagTGGCCATTGATGGAACAAAGGCAGATACTATGCTCACTGGCACTGTCATTTGTGATCAATGCAAAGACGGGCAGAGATCTCTTTACGATTATCCTGTTAATG GTGCAAAAGTAACTCTGTCATGTAGTGACAGCAATGGGCAAGTAACAATGTCAAGAGAAGAAACAACAAATTGGTTTGGAAGCTATACAATGAGGTTTGATGGAGCACCAGACTTAGGTGGTTGTTCTGCACATGTCTCAGGAAGTAATAATAGACAAGGAGGACCAATGAGTTGTGGTGAAGGTGCTGGTCCTGCACAAAATCCAAGACTCATGTTTAGGATGTTTGACATGGAGATGTATGCTGTGGATCCACTCCTTGCTCAGCCTTCTCAACCTATGCAATACTGCTCAACATCTTCCAACCCATCCCCACCACCACCCATTTCTTCTCCTCCTCCACATTTCAACCTACccccaatgatttttccagaaGCTTCAGCATGTCCATCACA GAAGTGGACAATGCCCGAATATGAATGCTATTGGAGGGGTGTGAACAGAGACACAAAAGTAGGTGTAGCTTTTGGAATGGTTGCAGCAAGGAGATATGGAACAGACATGACATTGTGGTATGGACTGAAAGGGAGAGGAGATCCTTATAGGACTCTTTTGAGAGAAGGGATCACTGCACTTCTTAACTCATATAACAGCATCCAATTCTCTTACCATCCACTTGGTGTAATCACACACATGAATTATGCTTTGATGGGCTCAACTAGGGATGTCCTCGTTACTGCTTATCACTTCATGAGAGCTAATTCTGGTGCTGGAAATGTTTCTTGCAAATTCACTTCTTGCAATTAA
- the LOC11422523 gene encoding peptidyl-prolyl cis-trans isomerase 1 gives MSNPNPNPNPNPKVFFDMTVGDEPVGRIVMELYADTTPLTADNFRALCTGEKGLGSSGKPLHYKGSTFHRVIPDFMCQGGDFTAGNGTGGESIYGSKFADENFIKTHTGPGVLSMANAGPGTNGSQFFICTAKTEWLDGKHVVFGEVVEGMEVVKEIEKVGSGSGKTSKPVVIADCGQLSDDNHLNNQQHI, from the coding sequence ATGTCTAACCCCAACCCTAATCCCAACCCCAACCCCAAAGTTTTCTTTGACATGACCGTCGGAGACGAACCGGTCGGTCGTATCGTCATGGAACTTTATGCCGACACCACTCCTCTTACCGCCGATAACTTCCGTGCACTCTGTACCGGGGAGAAAGGACTCGGTAGCAGCGGCAAGCCTCTCCATTACAAAGGCTCTACCTTCCACCGTGTCATACCTGATTTCATGTGTCAAGGAGGTGACTTCACCGCCGGTAATGGTACAGGTGGAGAGTCCATCTACGGGTCCAAATTCGCCGACGAGAATTTCATCAAAACCCACACAGGTCCAGGTGTTCTTTCGATGGCAAATGCAGGACCCGGTACGAATGGATCGCAGTTCTTTATATGCACGGCAAAGACGGAGTGGCTTGACGGGAAGCATGTGGTTTTTGGTGAGGTGGTTGAAGGAATGGAGGTGGTGAAAGAGATTGAGAAAGTTGGTTCCGGTTCGGGAAAAACATCAAAGCCAGTGGTTATTGCTGACTGCGGCCAACTCTCTGATGATAATCATCTTAATAACCAACAACATATATAG